The genomic DNA AAGGCCGGGGACATGGCAAATCTCGCTGCCCTTCCTCGGTGAGCACGGGGTCATCGGCAGCTACCTCATCACGGATGAGCGTCAGACAGCCCTCATTGATCCCGGGCCAACCAGCACAGTGACGGCCCTGCTGAGCGAACTGCGCGAGGCAGGCTTTGATCCCGAGTCCATTACACATATCCTGCTGACCCACATTCACCTGGATCATGCTGGGGCCACGGGCACCCTGACCCGCCTGCTGCCGCAGGCTCAGGTCTATGTCCACAGTCGGGGTGCTCCGCACCTGGTCGACCCGTCGAAGGTCATCGCCAGCGCCAGCCGCATCTACGGCGAGCAGATGCCAACGCTGTGGGGCGAGGTTGAGGCCGTGCCCGCCGAGCGTGTCCATAGCCTTGAAAATGGTAATGTGCTCACAGTCGCCGGGCGTCGGCTGGAGGTGCATTACACACCGGGACACGCCGTTCATCATGTTGTCTTCTTCGATGTTCACTCGGGGGAACTCTTCGCCGGGGATGCTGCCGGCGTGCGCCTCCAGGACGTCGAGTATGTGCGTCCTCCCACGCCGCCACCCGACCTCGATCTGGAAGCCTGGTCCGAGAGCCTGAGCCGCATCAGCCGTCTGCGGCCTGACGTGCTCTACTTGGGGCACTTCGGACCAACCCACGATGTCACACGCCACATCGCCAATCTGCGCGAGCGTCTCATCGCCTGGGGCGAGATTGTTCTGCAGGCCATGCGCGAAGGCAAAAGCGAGGAGGAGATCCGCGAGCGACTCATCGCCGAGACCCAGCCGGAGCTGGAGCGCGTTGCCCGTGATCCCCAGGCCATCAAGCGCTACGATCTTGCTACCAACTACCCGATGACGGTTCAGGGTTACATGCGCTATTGGCAGAAGAAGCACCCCGAGCGACTCCAGGAAAGCCCACATAGCTAGGCCAGAGGCCACAAGAGGCCAGAGGAAGAAAACAAGAGACCAGTGCCAGACCACGCCGCCAGTCCGAGCCGAGGTGAGCTGGCCTGCTGGGGCGTGGCTGGCTCACTCCTCCATCCCCTTGGCTCAGCCCCCATTCAGAAGCAGGCGATTGTCAACCTGAAAGACCCCCAGGCTAACGAGAGCTGGAGCGATGTCCCCCAAGGCGCGAATAATCAGCTTATGAGCCTCCACCTCGCCGACAATGGGAGAGCAGAAATACTGACAGATGGCAATGAGAGCAGAGAATCCCTCGAGCAAGTCTTCACGCGGCATCCGGTCAAGGTGGGACTTATCCATCACATAGAGGTAGCCGTTGGGGGAAATCCTCAGACCAGAGAAGGCCGGGAAAGCAGCGGAACAATCATCGATGATGTCGCGCAGAACGTTCATGGCCTCCTTCGGCCCGACCAGCTGAGCCACGGCCAGGGAGACCCGCCTGGTGGCCTCAACCAGCAATTGCCACTCCCAGGGCGAGATCAGCTGATTGACTTTCGTGCGAGCCACAACCTGGCCCTCCACAATCTGTGGACGCGGCTGGGCTGCCGGAGGTGGCGACGGCGACGCGAACGGAGCCGGCCCTGAGCGCGACGCCCCACCAGAGCTATAGCGAGCCTGCAGATGCGAGAGCCAGCGCTCAAAACGCTGCTCATGGGCCGGCGTGACATTCTCATTCTGGACCGTCACGCCTCGCTCAAAACGCAGCGTCGCACGTGTCCAGCTCTGCAAATCCGCCAGCACCGCATCGACTGCGCCCCGCGTTCCAATCACATGCACCAATCGGCCATTCCGGAAATAGAGATGAGCCAGCCCCAGGCGCGTATTGTTCCGCACGGTCAGCCGCCCAAAGGCACGCAGGCGCTTAATACTGCTGATAATACTGGGCAGGTCAGCTAGAGAACCCTGCCACTGTGCATTGGAAGACATAGTACAACGCCGTTCTCCGAAACTGCCCTAACGATGGACAGGCCATCATCAGTGTTCGGGTGCTGTCTCCCGTGACCGCGAGACAGTGCCACGTGCGGGTTACTCACCCACTCCTTCCACTCCTCGTCCCTCCCCCTCTCGCTCGCCCATCTGTCCTTCCTCCTCTTCACTCCAGCCATCCCCCCTGGCGCAGTCCAGCAACCCCGTCTGTCTGCTTGCCTACCAGCTCAACTGGATGGGCCAGCCCCAGAGCCGCCAGGCCCCGTCGGCGCAAGGTCGCTGAGTGCCAGACCTATTCTAACGTATACTGGACTACTGGTCAAGCTATGCGCGCTTTTGCCCGTCGGTCCCACTTCCCACTCTTCTCCCTCTATATTCATAGACATTGTGTTCACTTTTGCTACTCATACCGCTATAATAACAACAGGATGGTTTAGTAGAGCAAAGGAGGCTACATGAACTTTTCACAGCAATTTCTCCACCGCCAGAGCAGGCGCCGCGCCCTCAAGCGGCTGGGAGCCTTGACCCTGGGCCTGAGCGCCAGTGCGGGTCTGGGAAGGGTCGCGCTGACCGCCACCGGACGAGCCGTGGCCAGTGCGCCGGCTCCTACGCCGACAGAGAACCCGCTCAAACATATTCTTATCCTCTGTCAAGAAAACCGCTCCTTTGATACCTATTTTGGCTACTATGAGCGAGCTGGGCGCTTCGCCGTACCGGCCAACTACAGCCAGCCGGGTGGAGCCGGTAAGCCAGCCGTCAAGCCCTACCACTTCAGCAGCTACACCAACCGCGATATTCCTCACAGCTGGCAAGCACTCCACGCCGAATGGAATGGTGGCAAGATGGACGGCTTCGTCACCACAGATGGCCTCGAAGCTCTCGGCTACTACACGCGGAGCGACCTGCCTTACTATTACGCCCTGGCCGACGCCTTCACCCTCTGCGGCAACTACTTCTGTTACCAGCTTGGGCCAACCCTGCCGAATCGCCTCGCTCTCTGGAGCGGTACCTGTGGCGGCATCACGAACAACCGCCCAGGGCCAGGCTCGCTCGACTGGCCGACCATCGCCGACCTGCTTGACCAGCACGGCATTAGCTGGCAAAGCTATAATCTCAACAGCCACAGCCGGCAGCGCATCGGTAGCCCCAACGGCTTCAACGGCCTGGCCTACTTCAAACGCTGGATCAAGGATGCCCGGCTCTATGGCAGCGAAGACGACTATTACCAGGCCCTGGCCGATGGGACCCTTCCCCATGTGGCCTTTCTCATTACCAGCGGCGAGGTCAGTGAGCACCCCCCCAGCAATGTGCGCGCTGGGGAGAAAAAGGTCGCAGAAATCATCAACGCGCTCATTGCCTCGCGCTACTGGAGCCAGGCGGCCTTCATTCTGACCTACGACGAGAACGGTGGCTACTTCGACCACATTGCGCCGCCGCAGCTGGACGCCTATGGCCTCGGTATGCGCGTGCCGACCCTGATCATCTCGCCCTGGGTCAAACGCGGTTATGTTGCTGGCCAGCTCTACGAACACAGCTCCGTCCTCAAATTCATCGAGCGTACCTTTGGGCTGCCAGCTCTGGCGAGCCTCAACCATCAATTTGATGGAGAGACGCCGGCCACCAACAACGACGCCGCCGCCGGACGAAGCGCGGGACCACCAGCCCCACCACGCGATGGGCTGGCCCAGATCGGTGACCTCTATGAGGTCTTCGACTTTAGCCAGGACCCCCACTACTATCCCCCCCTTCCCCCGGCGCCGTGACGTCCACGGCTGCCACTTGACCGTGCGGGGTGAGCAGGGAAGCGCAGCGCACTACCCCGTTGCCTCTCCCTGTTCACCTCCACCCTCCAGAGTGAGCAGGCAGCAGGCAAAGACGCTGGCAGGTCGAACACCAGCCAACAAGCTGCCCCCCCTCTTCGCGTAGCTCGCTCAGGCGCCGAGCACAGCGACAGACATAGCCATGCAGGCGCGCCGGATTACCATACACCAGGGCATGAGGAGGCACGTCGCGCGTGACCACAGAACCAGCTCCCACCAGGGCAAACTCGCCAATGGTTACCCCACAGACTACCACCGTCCGCGCCCCTAGCGAGGCCCCAGAGCGTACCACTGTGGGCGTGACATGCCAGTCCTGGGCTCCCTTCAGACGCCCATCGGGCGTAATCGCTCGCGGCAGCAGGTCATTTGTAAAGCAGACGTGTGGGCCAATAAAGACCCCGTCCTCGATGGTGACGCCTTCAAAGACCGACACATAGTTCTGGATCTTGACCCGCGCCCCGATCCGTACCTGCGCATCAATATAGACACCTCGCCCCAGAATACACTCCTCTCCAATGACGGCCCCTTCACGCACCTGGGCCAGGCCCCAGATGCGCGTTCCTGCGCCGATCTGCGCCTCCGGGGAGACCTCCGCCGTCGGGTGGATAAAAACGCCCTTCTCACTCGTGTGCTCCATGACTGCGCTCCTCTCGGGATTCCATCTCTTGAGCTGCCGCTCGCACTTCGTCAGGGAAGAGCAGACGCTGCCGGAGGCAACCAACCGCACGCTCAGGCTGTCACGAGCAGGCCGATTGCAATACCCAGCAGTCCCCCCACCAGGACCTGCACAGGGGTATGGCCAATCAGCTCGCGCAGACGCTGCTCACCAATGGGATGGCCCTTAAAGGCTTCCTCCAGCATCTGATTCAACATCCGGGCCTGGATACTGACAGCACGCCTCACGCCCGCCGCATCGTACATGACCACGCCCGCCAGTACAATACTGATGGCGAAACTGGTCGAGGAGAGACCCGCCAGACGGCCCACTGCCGTCGCCAGCCCCATGACCAGAGCTGAGTGAGCGCTGGGCATTCCTCCCGCTGAGACTAGCCGGCGCAGGTTCAGTTGCCGCTGGGTAACAACCTCGATGAGGGTCTTGCTCACCTGGGCCAGGGCCCAGGCCAGTAAGGCTGCCAACAAGACACGATTCTCTAACAACGATGCCATCGACACCTGCAACTATGCACGCCTTGCCTTCTACTCGATCTCATCCGCAAGCTGGCTCAGCTCCAGCGGCTGCGCTACCGGCAGACCCTCGCCATCCACGGTCAGCTGCCGGACACGCAGCTCCGCTCGCTGTAAGAGATCGTTGCAGTAATGCACCAGGCGCATACCCAGCTCGAACTGCTCAATAGCTTTTTCTAGAGGAATTTGTCCATTTTGCAGCGTGAGCACTGTCTCCTCTAGCTGTTGAAATGCCTCTTCAAAAGTCAACTCGTCCATAGTGGATGCCATTCCGCCAGTTCTCTAAGTAAAGCCAATGATGAAGACAGGAACAGTCTGGTTACCAGCCAGACGAACAGCATTGAAGCTTTGGCCACTGCTTGCAGGCCGTTGACCTTGAGGGAACTGACAGCCAGAGAGAGCAGCAAGGGAACACAGATCACCTCAAGCCAGGTCATACGGCAGGGACGACTCGCTTAGGGGAGCACCTGAACGGTCACGGAACCATTTGCAAGCTGGAGCAGCAGGCGATCGCCAGGATGGACCTGCTCAACAGCGGTTACCAGGGTCTGATCTTCGGCGTGTCGCACAATGGCGTAGCCTCGCGCGAGCGTCTCCAGCGGAGAGAGCGTTTCCAGATGACGGGAGATCCCGCGGAGACGTTCGCGCTGCAGCGTGAGCAGCGTCTGCATGTTGACAAGCAAGCGCTCACTCAGATCATCGAGCTGCTGGCGTCGTTGATCCAATTGCCCGCGAGGGCTAGCGCGCCGGAGGTCGCGCTCCAGACGCAACAGGCGCTCACGCTGCTCGGCCAGATATGTTAGCATAGACTCCTGCAAGCGCCGCTGCCACTCAAGCAGGTCCTGGCGCCAACGAGCCACATCGGGCACGGCGATGGTCGCAGCGGCAGTCGGCGTTGAAGCCCGATAGTCGGCCACCAGGTCAGCAATGGTTACATCGGTTTCATGGCCGACGCCGCTAATGACGGGAATGCGTGAGCGAGCGATGGCGCGTGCTACCAGCTCGTCATTAAAGGCCCACAACTCTTCACGCGAGCCGCCGCCCCGCGCCACAATGATCACCTCCGCTTCTCCATGCTCATTCAAGAGATCAAGGGCGGCGGCAATCGAAGCTGGCGCCTCCTCCCCCTGGACCAGAGCCGGAGCGATCAGGACCTCCGCCAGCGGATAGCGTGTGCGGAGCACGCGCAGCATGTCGCGGAGGGCTGCCGCTTGCAGCGAGGTGACCAGGCCAATCACTGCCGGCGCTGAAGGGAGCGGACGCTTGCGCTCCTCGGCAAAGAGACCCTCGGCAGCCAGCCGCTCCTTGAGTTGCTCAAAGCGACGATAGAGGGCGCCCTCGCCTAGAGGCTCGACATACTCGACATAGAGTTGCAGCCGACCATGCTGCTCATAGAACGAGACATAGCCGGCGGCCAGCACTGCCATGCCATTGCGCAGCTCAGGCAAACCGGCCCGCTGGCGAGCATGTTTGAAAAAGACGCATAACAGCTGGGCTGTTTCGTCTTTCAAGGTGAAATAACAATGGCCGGAAGCCAGATGAACCTTGTAATCAGAGATTTCTCCCTGCACCCAGAGACTGCGCAGCAGCTCATCCTGCTCCAGCAATTTCTTGAGGTAATGAACCGCCTCGGAGACTGTCAACGGCGGCTCGTTGAGTGTCGCCAGCATCAGCGCCCTCCCGCTCCTCGGCTAAGCCTCGCCGGCGCTATCGATCACCATCAGCGGCTGCCCATACTCGACTGGCTGGCCTTCTTCTAGCAGGATCTCAGCAACGCGGCCCGCTACTGGCGACTCGACCTCATTGATGACATTGAGCGCCTCGACGGTGGCCACCAGCTGGCCCACCTTGACCTGATCACCCACCTGGACGGCAGGGCGCTGCTCCTTGGGCCTGGCCCAGCGGTGGAAGATCCCGACCCAGGGCGAGACAATCGTGTGGCGAGTCTCGGCGGCAGCCGCCGGCTGCTCCTCTGCCACCACCTCCTCCTCATCAATGAGTGCTGCTGACGCCAGCCCATCGACGCTGCTGAGACGCGCCTTGCGCAGCGCCAGGCGCAGGCCCGCTGTTGGAGCGCGCAGCTCTAGCTCGCTCACATCGCTCGTGTCGAGCAACTGCACCAGGCGCTTAATCTGCTCAACTGTTAGCTCCTCACTGCTATAGGCGCCGTTTTCCAGAGCGGCGCGGCTGCCCCCCCGGCGCGATCCCTTGGTTTCCATCGTTCTGATCCTCCTCGGCGCTGGTAGGCTACGCGCGCTCAACGTACTCACCTGTGGTAGTATTGACGCGGATCAGGTCACCAATGTTGACAAAAAGCGGTACCTGCACTACCAGACCCGTCTCTGTCGTGGCGGGCTTCGAACCGCCAGTCGCGGTATCGCCCTTGACGCCCGGCTCCGTATAGGTTACCCGGAGCACGACTTTTTCAGGCAGCTCCACCGAGATCGGCTGGCCTTCATACATGATGATATCCAGCTCCATATTATCGGTCAGATAGAGCTGGGCATCGCCGAGCTGATCCTCGGTCAGGACAATATCCTCATAGGTGGTCGTATCCATAAAATGGTACTGATCGCCATCCCGGTACTGGTACATCACATGCACCCGGTCCAGGAAGACGCGCCTGAATTTCTCTCCGGCATCAAAGGTTCGCTCAACGATGGCCCCCGTGCGCAGATTGCGTAGCTTGAGGCGAACCGTGGCCCCACCGCGGCCAAGTTTAATATGCTGCCAGTCGAGAATGGTATAGAGCTGTCCATCTAGCTCTATAGAAAGGCCCTTTTTTAGGTCGCCAGTCGAAATCATCGCCACACACTCCCTATTGCGAAATGATCAGATCGAGCGGTGAGTGCGTCAGCACTTCCGCCCCATCTTCCAACAGCAGCAGGCTATCCTCAATGCGCAAGCCACTCCAGCCTGGGATATAGACCCCCGGTTCTACGGTCACCACAGCCCCAGCGGGCAAGAGGGCATCTTCGGGCGCTCGCTGAGATAACAACGGCTCTTCGTGTATCTCCAGGCCAACGCCGTGACCGGTACTGTGGATGTAGTAGTCAGCCAGGCCATAGCGCGCCAGCACATCGCGCGCCAGGGCGTCGGCCTGACGTCCGGAGAGGCCAGCCCGCAGACCCTGCTCACAGGTGCGCATTGCCTCTAGCACGGCCTGGTAGAGGGTGCGCATACGCTCCTCGCGCGGTTCCCCGAGACAGACGGTGCGAGTCATATCGGCACAATAGCCCTGGTAGCGCGCCCCCATATCGATTGTAATCAGCTCACCGGCCTCAATAGGGCGCCCGCTGGCCCGCGCATGGGGCATAGAACCATGAGGACCAGCAGCCACAATCGGCTCAAAGGCCGGTCCATCCGCCCCTAAGGCGATCATGGTCCGAATAATCTCCCATTGTACTTCTCGCTCGGTTAGTCCGGGATGCAGCCAGCTGCGCAGATGAGCAAAGGTCTCGTCAGTGATTGCCGCGGCTTTCCGTAGCCGTTCCAGCTCCTGCACCGATTTGACCTGACGCAGACGGTCGACGATCGTGCTCTCCAGTGGCTGCAAGCTGTAGCAGCCTTCCCCAGCTCGATAGAGTCGGGCATAAGAGCTGTAG from Thermogemmatispora onikobensis includes the following:
- a CDS encoding MBL fold metallo-hydrolase — translated: MSENFQPVVRLRKERPGTWQISLPFLGEHGVIGSYLITDERQTALIDPGPTSTVTALLSELREAGFDPESITHILLTHIHLDHAGATGTLTRLLPQAQVYVHSRGAPHLVDPSKVIASASRIYGEQMPTLWGEVEAVPAERVHSLENGNVLTVAGRRLEVHYTPGHAVHHVVFFDVHSGELFAGDAAGVRLQDVEYVRPPTPPPDLDLEAWSESLSRISRLRPDVLYLGHFGPTHDVTRHIANLRERLIAWGEIVLQAMREGKSEEEIRERLIAETQPELERVARDPQAIKRYDLATNYPMTVQGYMRYWQKKHPERLQESPHS
- a CDS encoding DUF4388 domain-containing protein translates to MSSNAQWQGSLADLPSIISSIKRLRAFGRLTVRNNTRLGLAHLYFRNGRLVHVIGTRGAVDAVLADLQSWTRATLRFERGVTVQNENVTPAHEQRFERWLSHLQARYSSGGASRSGPAPFASPSPPPAAQPRPQIVEGQVVARTKVNQLISPWEWQLLVEATRRVSLAVAQLVGPKEAMNVLRDIIDDCSAAFPAFSGLRISPNGYLYVMDKSHLDRMPREDLLEGFSALIAICQYFCSPIVGEVEAHKLIIRALGDIAPALVSLGVFQVDNRLLLNGG
- a CDS encoding phospholipase C, producing MNFSQQFLHRQSRRRALKRLGALTLGLSASAGLGRVALTATGRAVASAPAPTPTENPLKHILILCQENRSFDTYFGYYERAGRFAVPANYSQPGGAGKPAVKPYHFSSYTNRDIPHSWQALHAEWNGGKMDGFVTTDGLEALGYYTRSDLPYYYALADAFTLCGNYFCYQLGPTLPNRLALWSGTCGGITNNRPGPGSLDWPTIADLLDQHGISWQSYNLNSHSRQRIGSPNGFNGLAYFKRWIKDARLYGSEDDYYQALADGTLPHVAFLITSGEVSEHPPSNVRAGEKKVAEIINALIASRYWSQAAFILTYDENGGYFDHIAPPQLDAYGLGMRVPTLIISPWVKRGYVAGQLYEHSSVLKFIERTFGLPALASLNHQFDGETPATNNDAAAGRSAGPPAPPRDGLAQIGDLYEVFDFSQDPHYYPPLPPAP
- a CDS encoding acyltransferase, which encodes MEHTSEKGVFIHPTAEVSPEAQIGAGTRIWGLAQVREGAVIGEECILGRGVYIDAQVRIGARVKIQNYVSVFEGVTIEDGVFIGPHVCFTNDLLPRAITPDGRLKGAQDWHVTPTVVRSGASLGARTVVVCGVTIGEFALVGAGSVVTRDVPPHALVYGNPARLHGYVCRCARRLSELREEGGQLVGWCSTCQRLCLLPAHSGGWR
- a CDS encoding divergent PAP2 family protein gives rise to the protein MASLLENRVLLAALLAWALAQVSKTLIEVVTQRQLNLRRLVSAGGMPSAHSALVMGLATAVGRLAGLSSTSFAISIVLAGVVMYDAAGVRRAVSIQARMLNQMLEEAFKGHPIGEQRLRELIGHTPVQVLVGGLLGIAIGLLVTA
- the xseB gene encoding exodeoxyribonuclease VII small subunit, which produces MASTMDELTFEEAFQQLEETVLTLQNGQIPLEKAIEQFELGMRLVHYCNDLLQRAELRVRQLTVDGEGLPVAQPLELSQLADEIE
- the xseA gene encoding exodeoxyribonuclease VII large subunit, whose product is MLATLNEPPLTVSEAVHYLKKLLEQDELLRSLWVQGEISDYKVHLASGHCYFTLKDETAQLLCVFFKHARQRAGLPELRNGMAVLAAGYVSFYEQHGRLQLYVEYVEPLGEGALYRRFEQLKERLAAEGLFAEERKRPLPSAPAVIGLVTSLQAAALRDMLRVLRTRYPLAEVLIAPALVQGEEAPASIAAALDLLNEHGEAEVIIVARGGGSREELWAFNDELVARAIARSRIPVISGVGHETDVTIADLVADYRASTPTAAATIAVPDVARWRQDLLEWQRRLQESMLTYLAEQRERLLRLERDLRRASPRGQLDQRRQQLDDLSERLLVNMQTLLTLQRERLRGISRHLETLSPLETLARGYAIVRHAEDQTLVTAVEQVHPGDRLLLQLANGSVTVQVLP
- a CDS encoding acetyl-CoA carboxylase biotin carboxyl carrier protein, yielding METKGSRRGGSRAALENGAYSSEELTVEQIKRLVQLLDTSDVSELELRAPTAGLRLALRKARLSSVDGLASAALIDEEEVVAEEQPAAAAETRHTIVSPWVGIFHRWARPKEQRPAVQVGDQVKVGQLVATVEALNVINEVESPVAGRVAEILLEEGQPVEYGQPLMVIDSAGEA
- the efp gene encoding elongation factor P; the protein is MISTGDLKKGLSIELDGQLYTILDWQHIKLGRGGATVRLKLRNLRTGAIVERTFDAGEKFRRVFLDRVHVMYQYRDGDQYHFMDTTTYEDIVLTEDQLGDAQLYLTDNMELDIIMYEGQPISVELPEKVVLRVTYTEPGVKGDTATGGSKPATTETGLVVQVPLFVNIGDLIRVNTTTGEYVERA
- a CDS encoding M24 family metallopeptidase encodes the protein MKEGSIADFRAWLREQGLDACLITQPYNRSYLSGWLESDPEAAWLLISQELCLLITTTLYREAAEKEAVGCQVLVPERREFSEAVAAQARQYSWQRLGFEAGALSYSSYARLYRAGEGCYSLQPLESTIVDRLRQVKSVQELERLRKAAAITDETFAHLRSWLHPGLTEREVQWEIIRTMIALGADGPAFEPIVAAGPHGSMPHARASGRPIEAGELITIDMGARYQGYCADMTRTVCLGEPREERMRTLYQAVLEAMRTCEQGLRAGLSGRQADALARDVLARYGLADYYIHSTGHGVGLEIHEEPLLSQRAPEDALLPAGAVVTVEPGVYIPGWSGLRIEDSLLLLEDGAEVLTHSPLDLIISQ